The following are encoded together in the Flavihumibacter fluvii genome:
- the efp gene encoding elongation factor P — protein MANTSDISRGLIIKLDGSLYKIVEFGENKTARAAAKVWAKLKGVDNNRSIEQTWNSGDTIYPIRVERKNYQFLYKDDNGYNFMDNETFEQIVAQEALVDAPQFLKDGQEVSVLVNTDTDTPMSIELPDKIVLQVTYSEPGMRGDTATRTLKPAKVETGATVMVPLFVNEGELIRINTKTGDYVERVKE, from the coding sequence ATGGCAAATACTTCAGACATCAGCCGTGGCCTCATTATCAAGTTAGACGGCAGTTTGTATAAGATTGTAGAATTTGGCGAGAATAAAACTGCCCGTGCGGCAGCAAAGGTTTGGGCTAAATTAAAGGGTGTTGACAATAACCGTTCCATTGAACAAACGTGGAATAGTGGTGATACCATTTATCCGATTCGTGTGGAAAGGAAGAACTACCAGTTCCTCTATAAAGATGATAACGGGTATAATTTCATGGATAACGAAACCTTTGAGCAAATCGTTGCACAGGAAGCCCTTGTGGATGCCCCCCAGTTCCTGAAAGATGGCCAGGAGGTTTCTGTTTTGGTCAACACTGATACGGACACCCCCATGAGTATTGAATTGCCCGATAAGATCGTATTGCAGGTTACCTATAGTGAGCCTGGAATGCGTGGAGATACGGCAACGCGTACCCTAAAACCTGCAAAGGTAGAAACAGGAGCAACGGTGATGGTACCACTCTTTGTGAATGAAGGCGAATTGATTCGTATAAATACTAAAACAGGCGATTACGTAGAACGCGTAAAAGAATAA
- a CDS encoding proline dehydrogenase family protein, protein MDPLPDISFDNTENAFAYKTDKSLRKAQFLFSSMGFGFLVKLGTLITPWAIRSGLPIKGIIRNTIFEQFVGGETLDETASVAKTLGNFHVQVILDYGVEGGDYGEKGLDHACDEFIRVIDYASTQPNIPFMSIKVTGLARFGLLEKLDEAAYAKSGYEGKVHTEVLTAQEKAEWDRVIARMHRICSTAAAKHVGVLIDAEETWIQDPVDALTMQMMLQYNQEKAIVYNTIQLYRHDRLQFLKDSYQAAESKGFILGAKLVRGAYMEKERKRAEEMNYRSPIQPNKEATDRDYNQGVEFCIDHIDRIATIVASHNEYSNLLATKLLAQKKMPLHHDHIHFSQLYGMSDNITFNLAKAGCPVSKYLPFGPINDVIPYLMRRAQENSSVSGQTGRELGLIKKEIARRRK, encoded by the coding sequence ATGGATCCCTTGCCAGATATATCATTTGACAATACTGAGAACGCCTTTGCCTATAAAACGGACAAATCATTACGGAAAGCACAGTTTTTGTTTTCCAGTATGGGTTTTGGATTCCTGGTTAAATTGGGTACGCTAATTACTCCCTGGGCGATCAGGTCCGGATTACCCATCAAAGGAATTATCAGGAATACCATTTTTGAACAATTTGTCGGTGGCGAAACCCTTGACGAAACCGCAAGCGTTGCAAAAACACTGGGCAATTTTCATGTGCAGGTAATCCTTGACTATGGTGTGGAAGGTGGTGATTACGGGGAGAAAGGATTGGATCATGCCTGTGATGAGTTCATCAGGGTGATTGACTATGCTTCCACCCAACCGAATATCCCTTTCATGAGCATTAAAGTGACCGGCCTTGCTCGTTTCGGATTATTGGAAAAACTGGATGAAGCTGCTTATGCAAAGAGTGGCTATGAAGGGAAGGTGCATACCGAAGTGCTGACAGCCCAGGAAAAGGCTGAATGGGATAGGGTTATTGCAAGGATGCACCGGATATGTTCCACTGCGGCGGCTAAACATGTGGGCGTATTGATAGATGCAGAAGAAACCTGGATACAGGATCCGGTTGATGCACTGACTATGCAAATGATGTTGCAATACAACCAGGAAAAGGCTATAGTATATAATACGATACAATTGTACCGGCATGATCGCCTGCAATTCCTGAAAGACAGTTACCAGGCTGCCGAAAGCAAAGGTTTTATATTGGGGGCTAAACTGGTTCGTGGCGCATACATGGAAAAGGAAAGGAAGCGGGCGGAGGAAATGAATTATCGATCACCTATCCAGCCAAACAAGGAGGCAACTGATCGGGATTATAACCAGGGTGTTGAATTTTGCATTGATCATATCGATAGGATCGCAACCATTGTTGCTTCACATAATGAGTACAGTAACCTGCTGGCTACAAAGTTACTCGCGCAAAAAAAAATGCCCCTGCACCATGACCATATCCATTTTTCGCAATTGTATGGTATGAGCGATAATATCACTTTTAACCTGGCAAAAGCCGGTTGCCCGGTGAGTAAATACCTGCCTTTTGGGCCTATTAATGATGTGATTCCTTATCTGATGAGACGAGCACAGGAAAATAGTTCAGTATCAGGACAGACGGGGCGTGAACTGGGACTGATCAAAAAAGAAATAGCAAGAAGAAGAAAATAA
- a CDS encoding TlpA family protein disulfide reductase translates to MKTFRQIIYAGLIGLILSADLPSFAQNTAANPPAAYLRYPTIPPFELKALDGKTIKRDNLANRQGTLIIFFSPDCHHCIDQMEQMVAQAGKFQQYNLVFATYQPMNELQLFYTKYNLSTWKNLYIGRDEKFFFPPYFKIVNLPFNALYDKKGNLITTFEGTTAMDKLLNGFAKK, encoded by the coding sequence ATGAAAACATTTCGCCAAATCATTTATGCAGGACTAATTGGACTGATCTTATCTGCTGATTTGCCATCATTTGCTCAAAATACTGCTGCTAATCCACCTGCAGCCTACTTGCGTTACCCTACTATTCCACCTTTTGAATTAAAGGCCCTCGACGGAAAAACCATCAAACGTGATAACCTGGCCAATAGGCAGGGAACACTGATCATTTTTTTTAGTCCAGATTGCCACCATTGCATCGATCAGATGGAACAAATGGTTGCGCAAGCCGGGAAATTCCAGCAATACAACCTCGTTTTTGCGACCTACCAGCCCATGAATGAACTCCAGTTGTTTTATACCAAATACAATCTGTCCACCTGGAAAAATCTTTATATCGGCCGGGATGAGAAATTCTTCTTCCCACCCTATTTCAAGATCGTCAATCTCCCTTTTAATGCATTGTATGATAAAAAAGGGAACCTGATCACCACTTTTGAAGGCACCACAGCCATGGACAAACTTTTAAATGGCTTTGCAAAAAAATAA
- the accC gene encoding acetyl-CoA carboxylase biotin carboxylase subunit codes for MMFKKVLIANRGEIALRIIRTCREMGIKTIAVYSTADKDSLHVKFADEAVCIGRPQSADSYLNIPHLMAAAEITNADAIHPGYGFLAENARFAEICGEHNIKFIGPTPDQIRSMGDKITAKETMIRAGVPVIPGSDGLLASLDQAYSVARDMGYPVIIKATAGGGGKGMRVVWSDNEMEKAYDAAKAEAAASFKNDGIYMEKFVEEPRHIEIQIAGDRYGKVCHLSERDCSIQRRHQKLVEESPSPFMTPELRHAMGEAAKKAAGAIGYESVGTIEFLVDKHRNFYFMEMNTRIQVEHCVTEEVINFDLIKEQIKIAMGEPISGRDYEPQMHAIECRINAEDPYNDFRPSPGKITVLHTPGGHGVRVDSHVYAGYTIPPYYDSMIGKLITIARTRDEAIDTMYRALSEYVIEGVKTTIPFHLQLMQNDDFRSGNFTTKFLEGFTMK; via the coding sequence ATGATGTTTAAAAAAGTATTGATCGCCAACCGTGGTGAGATTGCGTTGCGTATTATCAGAACCTGCCGTGAGATGGGTATTAAGACCATTGCGGTGTATTCCACTGCTGACAAGGATAGCTTACATGTGAAGTTTGCCGATGAAGCGGTTTGCATAGGGCGTCCGCAAAGTGCAGACTCTTACCTGAATATTCCGCACCTGATGGCCGCAGCTGAAATCACCAATGCAGATGCCATACACCCTGGGTATGGATTTTTAGCAGAGAATGCTCGATTTGCAGAAATATGTGGTGAGCACAATATTAAATTTATTGGACCGACACCAGACCAGATCAGATCGATGGGCGATAAGATTACCGCCAAAGAAACGATGATCCGTGCCGGTGTTCCTGTGATTCCGGGTAGCGATGGATTACTGGCTAGCCTCGACCAGGCATATAGCGTTGCCCGCGATATGGGGTATCCTGTGATCATCAAGGCTACAGCTGGTGGTGGTGGTAAGGGTATGCGCGTGGTTTGGTCAGACAATGAGATGGAAAAGGCTTACGATGCGGCAAAAGCAGAAGCCGCTGCTTCCTTTAAGAATGATGGTATTTACATGGAGAAATTCGTGGAAGAACCCCGCCATATCGAGATACAGATAGCCGGTGACCGTTATGGGAAAGTTTGTCACCTCAGCGAACGCGATTGTTCCATACAGCGCCGCCACCAGAAATTGGTGGAAGAATCGCCATCACCTTTTATGACACCGGAATTGCGGCATGCAATGGGTGAAGCCGCTAAAAAAGCCGCGGGTGCGATTGGTTATGAAAGTGTAGGTACCATTGAATTCCTGGTGGATAAGCACCGCAATTTTTATTTCATGGAAATGAATACGCGGATCCAGGTGGAACATTGTGTAACTGAGGAAGTAATTAATTTTGACCTTATTAAAGAGCAGATCAAAATAGCCATGGGGGAGCCGATCAGCGGCCGTGATTATGAACCACAAATGCATGCGATCGAATGTCGTATCAATGCTGAAGATCCTTATAATGATTTCAGGCCAAGTCCGGGTAAGATCACGGTATTGCATACACCCGGTGGACATGGTGTAAGGGTTGATAGCCATGTTTATGCCGGATATACCATCCCGCCATATTATGATTCAATGATTGGTAAGCTGATTACGATTGCACGTACACGTGATGAAGCCATAGATACGATGTACCGGGCATTAAGTGAATATGTGATCGAAGGGGTTAAGACAACTATTCCATTCCACCTGCAGTTGATGCAGAATGATGATTTCCGGAGCGGTAATTTTACCACTAAATTCCTGGAAGGGTTTACAATGAAATAG
- a CDS encoding mandelate racemase/muconate lactonizing enzyme family protein: MTITSIDIYRLSIPMVPFTIATGTMDYAQNIFIRIHTSEGIYGVGECSAFPMIVGETQATCYAMAQDFALLWKGKDPLDIPERMKELHLFTAANSTIKSAFDMALYDLAAKVAALPLYRFLGGKNKKTLETDLTIGIGKPEHMAQQAVEFVQKGVRIIKVKLGKSPDEDIERVRRIREAVGPTIIIRIDANQGWDPAGAEKALLAMGQYTIQFCEQPMRTYYDYLLPALHEISPVPIMADESVYDHHDADRMIRTNSCSSVNIKLAKTGGILEAIAVNGHCEQHRIPCMMGGMLESRVALTAFAHFATAFDNIVFYDMDTCLLGHKADPVTGGVRYNGFFVELPDDIGIGADICEDYLNSLQKVRI, encoded by the coding sequence ATGACTATTACCAGCATAGATATTTACCGCCTCAGCATTCCAATGGTACCCTTTACCATTGCCACGGGTACAATGGATTATGCGCAAAATATTTTTATCCGTATCCATACCAGTGAGGGTATATATGGGGTTGGCGAATGTTCTGCATTTCCCATGATCGTGGGAGAAACACAGGCTACCTGTTATGCCATGGCCCAGGATTTCGCATTACTCTGGAAAGGGAAAGACCCACTGGATATTCCTGAAAGGATGAAAGAACTGCATTTATTTACTGCTGCAAACAGCACGATAAAAAGTGCTTTCGATATGGCTTTGTATGATCTTGCTGCCAAAGTTGCCGCCCTGCCCTTGTACCGGTTCCTGGGTGGGAAAAATAAAAAAACACTGGAAACCGATCTCACAATTGGGATTGGCAAGCCTGAACATATGGCACAACAGGCAGTTGAATTTGTACAAAAAGGTGTCCGGATCATTAAAGTAAAATTGGGTAAATCGCCCGACGAGGATATTGAAAGGGTAAGGCGTATCAGGGAAGCGGTTGGGCCAACTATAATAATACGTATTGATGCCAACCAGGGCTGGGATCCTGCCGGTGCTGAAAAAGCCTTGCTGGCCATGGGGCAATATACCATACAGTTTTGTGAACAGCCAATGCGTACCTACTATGACTATCTTTTACCGGCTTTGCATGAGATCTCCCCGGTCCCCATTATGGCCGACGAATCTGTCTACGACCACCATGATGCCGACCGGATGATCCGCACCAACAGTTGCAGTTCCGTAAATATAAAGCTCGCAAAGACCGGTGGGATACTGGAAGCTATTGCGGTTAATGGTCACTGTGAGCAGCACCGAATCCCCTGTATGATGGGTGGAATGCTGGAAAGCAGGGTGGCCCTCACTGCCTTTGCCCATTTCGCCACAGCCTTTGATAATATTGTTTTTTATGATATGGACACCTGCCTTTTAGGTCACAAGGCAGACCCTGTAACCGGCGGTGTTCGCTACAATGGATTCTTTGTTGAACTGCCCGATGACATTGGTATTGGAGCCGACATCTGCGAAGACTACCTTAACAGCCTGCAAAAGGTTCGCATATAG
- the mdh gene encoding malate dehydrogenase, whose product MKVTVVGAGAVGATCADNIARKELCQELVLLDIKEGLAEGKAQDMMQTAALLGFDTKITGSTNDYSKTAGSNVVVITSGIPRKPGMTREELIGTNAGIVKTVCENILKYSPDAILIIISNPMDTMTQLALTATGLPKNRIIGMGGTLDSARFKYQLSQRLNCSPADLNAVVIGGHGDTTMIPLIRFATWNSIPVTKYLSAEQQEQTIADTMVGGATLTKLIGTSAWYAPGAAGAAMVESIVRDEKKLFTCCVQLNGEYGQSDICLGVPVVIGKNGWEKIVDFDLNEAEKTLFSKSADAVRAMNDVLKTL is encoded by the coding sequence ATGAAAGTAACTGTAGTTGGCGCCGGCGCCGTGGGCGCAACCTGTGCTGACAATATTGCCCGTAAAGAGCTCTGCCAGGAACTGGTTTTGTTAGACATCAAAGAAGGCCTTGCAGAAGGAAAAGCCCAGGATATGATGCAAACCGCAGCCTTGCTGGGTTTTGACACCAAAATAACCGGTTCTACCAACGACTACAGTAAGACAGCCGGCAGCAATGTCGTAGTCATTACTTCAGGAATTCCCCGTAAACCGGGTATGACACGTGAAGAACTGATTGGCACCAATGCCGGTATTGTGAAAACCGTGTGTGAAAATATCTTAAAGTATTCTCCGGATGCGATCCTGATTATTATCAGTAACCCAATGGATACCATGACCCAGCTGGCACTTACCGCAACCGGCCTGCCGAAAAACAGGATCATCGGTATGGGGGGTACGCTGGACAGCGCCCGTTTTAAATACCAATTGAGCCAACGCCTGAATTGCTCACCTGCCGACCTGAATGCAGTAGTGATTGGCGGGCACGGCGATACTACCATGATCCCCTTAATCCGTTTTGCCACCTGGAATTCCATTCCTGTAACCAAATACCTGAGTGCCGAACAACAGGAGCAAACAATTGCAGATACCATGGTAGGGGGTGCTACCCTCACCAAGCTGATTGGTACGTCTGCATGGTATGCGCCGGGTGCTGCAGGAGCTGCTATGGTGGAAAGTATCGTGCGCGATGAGAAAAAACTCTTTACCTGTTGTGTACAGTTAAATGGCGAATATGGACAATCCGATATTTGCCTTGGCGTTCCCGTCGTGATCGGCAAGAATGGCTGGGAAAAAATTGTCGATTTCGACCTGAATGAGGCTGAAAAAACCTTATTCAGTAAGAGCGCAGATGCTGTAAGAGCGATGAATGATGTGCTCAAAACATTGTAA
- a CDS encoding M56 family metallopeptidase, producing the protein MPDILQYIIKVSVSLAAVHVFYWLVLSRLTFYQWNRWYLLGYVAICFFLPLMNIYGWMESHPTGQLFKLVPAMHSWVATEPLPYSRWTTYDVLLVVFALGIGIMLLRLAMQFLSLRRMHKRARLLTDEGIRLYEVNHPIIPFSFGTSVFIHPAQHDEAELKEIIRHEMVHVREHHTVDIIFTEILVALNWFNPFAWLLRQSIRQNLEFIADRQVLAHGLDRKQYQHLLLKVIGQQQFSIASHLNFSALKTRITMMNKIKSARVHLIKFLFALPIVAVLLLAFRQDSQYQDTSKERLPQNELTVLPAIMDTLPQLAPAGGEALVNKKGYIITVADNQGECIVIIKDRSKTVVKAIALTDWNNNKQHYEDMYGKVPPPPPPAAPPPPPAPGYGDISHMPPPPSPAMAPPPPPPAPKLPANIESMSIDNDKVKIRYKNGKTENYDLSDPSEKAAFEKKYGELPDPHPVPAVAPVSAVTPVVSVSPVEPATEVIVPADNQPVYYIDGKDATKAEVDALDPVNIAAIEVFKGQDAIGKYGQKGKNGVIKITLKKAKKYSLFNPFAKFTEEKDKC; encoded by the coding sequence ATGCCAGACATTCTTCAGTACATCATTAAAGTTTCCGTCAGCCTTGCTGCTGTACATGTGTTTTACTGGTTAGTGCTCAGCAGGCTGACCTTTTACCAATGGAACCGATGGTACCTGTTAGGGTATGTTGCCATCTGTTTCTTTTTGCCCCTGATGAATATATACGGTTGGATGGAATCACATCCAACGGGACAACTGTTCAAACTGGTACCGGCGATGCATAGCTGGGTAGCCACAGAACCGTTGCCATATAGCCGGTGGACAACCTATGATGTACTACTGGTCGTATTTGCACTGGGTATAGGTATTATGCTGCTCCGGCTTGCAATGCAATTTTTATCCCTTCGAAGGATGCACAAACGGGCCCGTTTGCTGACAGACGAGGGCATCAGGTTGTATGAAGTAAACCATCCCATAATTCCTTTTTCTTTTGGGACTTCTGTATTTATTCATCCTGCACAGCATGATGAAGCCGAATTAAAGGAAATTATCCGGCATGAAATGGTGCATGTACGTGAGCACCATACGGTAGATATCATTTTCACGGAGATATTGGTCGCGTTAAACTGGTTTAATCCATTTGCCTGGTTGTTAAGGCAGTCTATCAGGCAGAACCTGGAATTCATTGCCGACAGGCAGGTGCTGGCGCATGGACTTGACCGTAAACAGTACCAGCATTTATTATTAAAAGTAATCGGGCAACAGCAATTCAGCATTGCCAGTCATTTAAATTTTTCAGCACTAAAAACAAGAATCACCATGATGAACAAAATCAAATCAGCCAGGGTGCACCTTATTAAATTTCTATTTGCACTACCCATTGTGGCGGTACTCTTACTCGCTTTCCGGCAGGACAGCCAGTACCAGGATACATCAAAAGAGCGCTTACCGCAAAACGAATTAACTGTTTTGCCGGCAATTATGGATACCCTGCCGCAACTCGCACCAGCAGGCGGTGAAGCCCTGGTGAATAAGAAAGGTTACATTATTACAGTAGCAGATAACCAGGGAGAATGTATTGTCATCATTAAAGACAGGTCGAAAACGGTGGTGAAGGCCATAGCGCTGACGGACTGGAATAATAACAAACAGCATTATGAGGATATGTATGGTAAAGTTCCGCCCCCACCGCCACCTGCAGCACCGCCACCACCACCTGCACCCGGTTATGGGGATATAAGCCATATGCCTCCGCCACCATCGCCAGCCATGGCTCCGCCACCACCGCCACCAGCACCCAAATTGCCGGCAAATATTGAAAGTATGTCCATAGATAATGACAAGGTGAAAATCAGGTATAAGAATGGCAAAACAGAAAATTATGATCTGTCTGACCCCTCAGAAAAAGCTGCCTTTGAAAAGAAATATGGTGAATTGCCGGATCCACATCCTGTTCCAGCCGTGGCACCTGTTAGCGCAGTAACGCCAGTTGTTTCAGTAAGTCCGGTAGAACCTGCCACAGAGGTTATTGTACCTGCTGATAATCAGCCAGTTTACTATATAGATGGAAAAGATGCTACCAAAGCCGAGGTTGACGCACTGGATCCCGTTAATATTGCAGCAATAGAGGTTTTTAAAGGACAGGATGCCATCGGGAAGTATGGTCAGAAAGGGAAAAACGGGGTAATTAAGATTACGCTTAAAAAAGCCAAGAAATACAGTTTATTCAATCCATTTGCAAAATTCACAGAAGAAAAAGATAAGTGTTAA
- the hxpB gene encoding hexitol phosphatase HxpB — MVQKAVIFDMDGLLIDSEPYWQEAGIETLAQFGVQLTTAQYHSSTGLRTIEWIDHWFRYFGIDLAKAPNAIHQIESSAIEKIRLSALPMPGVEHIINFFLQKNYKIGLASSSPLKMIDVVVNKLGIRPYLNTISSAGDLAFGKPHPQVFINCAEALGTDAFHCVCFEDSFNGMIAAKAAKMKCVVVPVPEQYAHQKWGSADLKLRSLANFNELLLEAVWGR; from the coding sequence ATGGTACAAAAAGCAGTAATTTTCGATATGGATGGCCTCCTGATTGATTCTGAACCTTACTGGCAGGAAGCAGGTATAGAAACCTTAGCACAATTTGGCGTTCAGTTGACTACTGCGCAATATCACTCCAGCACCGGATTAAGGACTATTGAATGGATCGATCACTGGTTCAGGTATTTTGGGATTGACCTGGCCAAAGCGCCAAATGCCATTCACCAGATTGAATCAAGCGCTATTGAAAAAATAAGATTATCTGCATTACCAATGCCTGGTGTTGAACATATCATCAACTTTTTCCTGCAAAAGAATTATAAGATTGGCCTGGCTTCTTCCTCACCACTTAAAATGATTGATGTAGTGGTCAATAAATTAGGCATAAGACCCTATTTGAATACGATAAGTTCAGCCGGAGACCTGGCTTTCGGAAAGCCTCACCCGCAGGTATTTATTAATTGCGCTGAAGCATTAGGGACCGACGCTTTTCATTGCGTTTGTTTTGAAGATTCTTTCAACGGCATGATAGCTGCAAAAGCTGCCAAAATGAAATGCGTGGTCGTTCCGGTACCTGAACAGTATGCGCACCAGAAATGGGGTTCTGCCGACCTTAAACTCAGGTCCCTGGCCAATTTTAATGAATTGCTGCTTGAGGCAGTATGGGGCAGGTGA
- the accB gene encoding acetyl-CoA carboxylase biotin carboxyl carrier protein, whose product MDFKQIQELIRLINKSNIGELTIEEKGFKVTIKQKQDNIQQVMAAPVYAQAPAAPVAAPATPSAAPVAEKSKPAEVTASNLVTIKSPMIGTFYRRSSPDKPLLAEVGEEVSPGKVVCIIEAMKLFNEIESEVKGKIVKVLVEDASPVEYDQPLFLVEPA is encoded by the coding sequence ATGGATTTCAAACAAATTCAGGAGTTGATCCGTCTGATCAACAAATCGAACATCGGTGAACTGACGATTGAAGAGAAAGGGTTTAAGGTTACGATTAAGCAAAAGCAAGACAACATCCAACAAGTAATGGCCGCACCGGTTTATGCGCAGGCTCCTGCCGCCCCGGTTGCAGCACCAGCAACGCCATCTGCCGCACCTGTAGCAGAAAAATCAAAACCTGCCGAAGTAACAGCTTCTAACCTGGTCACTATCAAGAGTCCCATGATCGGTACATTTTACCGACGTTCTTCTCCCGATAAACCGCTTTTAGCTGAAGTTGGAGAAGAGGTTTCTCCCGGCAAAGTAGTTTGCATCATTGAGGCCATGAAATTATTCAATGAGATTGAAAGCGAAGTGAAAGGGAAAATTGTAAAAGTGCTTGTAGAAGACGCTTCCCCTGTTGAATACGACCAACCTTTATTCCTGGTTGAACCTGCTTAA
- a CDS encoding acyl-CoA thioesterase: protein MDPRKPSESAIIMTELVLPNDTNLYGNLMGGRLMYWMDIAAALAAAKHCNAPVVTASVDNISFEAPIKLGNVVHIEAKVTRSFNTSMEVHLKVWGEDFTHQYKYKSNEAYYTFVALDPNSKPRPVPRLIVESEEEQKLYEGALRRRQLRLILGGKMKPDDATELKALFQSS, encoded by the coding sequence ATGGATCCACGTAAACCTTCCGAAAGCGCCATAATCATGACCGAACTGGTCCTGCCCAATGATACCAATTTATATGGTAATCTTATGGGGGGCCGGCTTATGTACTGGATGGATATTGCCGCCGCACTGGCTGCAGCCAAGCATTGCAATGCCCCTGTAGTTACTGCATCCGTAGATAATATTTCTTTTGAAGCGCCAATCAAACTGGGAAATGTAGTGCATATTGAAGCCAAAGTGACCCGTAGTTTCAATACTTCCATGGAAGTGCATTTGAAAGTGTGGGGTGAAGATTTTACCCACCAGTATAAATACAAGAGCAATGAGGCCTATTATACCTTTGTAGCACTCGATCCCAATAGCAAACCCAGGCCGGTGCCGCGTTTAATTGTTGAATCTGAAGAGGAGCAAAAATTATATGAAGGGGCCTTGCGAAGAAGGCAATTGCGGCTGATCCTTGGCGGCAAAATGAAACCCGACGATGCAACTGAACTTAAGGCATTATTTCAGTCAAGCTGA
- a CDS encoding BlaI/MecI/CopY family transcriptional regulator yields MDKLTAPEEQAMQAAWQVGEGNVKAILEKIEAPVPPYTTLASTVKNLEKKGFLASRQIGNMYMYRPTITEEEYKKGFMGNFIREYFDNSYKAMVNFFVEQKQLSKGELEEILGMIEGKHEKEQ; encoded by the coding sequence ATGGACAAATTAACAGCACCTGAAGAGCAAGCCATGCAGGCGGCATGGCAAGTGGGAGAAGGGAATGTGAAAGCGATCCTGGAAAAGATTGAGGCGCCGGTTCCGCCATATACCACCCTGGCGTCCACCGTGAAAAACCTGGAGAAAAAGGGGTTTCTTGCCAGCCGCCAGATCGGGAATATGTATATGTACCGGCCAACCATAACCGAAGAAGAATACAAAAAAGGATTCATGGGGAATTTCATCCGGGAATATTTTGATAACTCCTACAAAGCCATGGTGAATTTTTTTGTGGAGCAAAAACAGCTCAGTAAGGGGGAACTGGAAGAAATACTGGGTATGATAGAAGGAAAACATGAAAAAGAACAGTAA
- a CDS encoding lysophospholipid acyltransferase family protein → MSAFIDRLKQIRLVRKLVYAFVGIISYPGLTIVNRIKITGTENFENLPRKNVIFVSNHQTYFADVITFLHIFCAVKWGKRNKLGLPYYLLNPYTNVYYVAAEETMKGSLVSKFFMLAGGLTVKRTWIKGTSEVRRGLDPSDTRKIERALSNSWVITFPQGTTRPFAPGRKGTALIIKKNRPVVIPVVINGFWRAFSKRGLAFKKKGSLLTVDFKAPLEIDYEASSEAIIEQIMDAIEQSRKYMMKVPHLAETFQDKPEKFKT, encoded by the coding sequence ATGAGTGCATTCATAGATCGTTTAAAACAAATCAGGCTGGTGCGGAAACTGGTTTATGCGTTCGTGGGAATTATTTCCTACCCGGGCCTTACCATCGTGAACAGGATAAAGATTACAGGTACTGAAAACTTCGAAAATCTTCCCCGTAAGAATGTAATATTTGTCAGTAATCATCAAACCTATTTTGCTGATGTGATTACTTTCCTGCATATATTTTGTGCAGTAAAATGGGGTAAGCGGAATAAACTTGGACTTCCCTATTATTTGTTGAATCCTTATACCAATGTGTATTATGTAGCTGCAGAAGAAACGATGAAAGGGAGCCTGGTCAGTAAGTTTTTTATGCTTGCCGGCGGGCTAACGGTTAAACGTACCTGGATAAAAGGCACGAGTGAAGTAAGGCGGGGGCTTGACCCTTCCGATACACGAAAAATTGAAAGGGCTTTAAGTAATAGCTGGGTAATCACCTTTCCCCAGGGTACTACACGTCCATTTGCACCCGGCAGGAAAGGCACCGCACTTATCATCAAAAAGAACAGACCCGTTGTTATCCCGGTAGTAATCAATGGCTTTTGGCGCGCATTTAGCAAAAGGGGCCTTGCCTTCAAGAAGAAAGGTTCCCTGCTTACTGTTGATTTTAAAGCGCCTCTTGAGATTGACTATGAAGCTTCTTCCGAAGCGATCATTGAGCAGATCATGGATGCTATTGAACAAAGCAGGAAATATATGATGAAGGTTCCCCATCTCGCTGAAACATTCCAGGATAAGCCTGAAAAATTCAAAACATAA